A region of the Drosophila subobscura isolate 14011-0131.10 chromosome J, UCBerk_Dsub_1.0, whole genome shotgun sequence genome:
GAGAGAATACacaataagaaaatatatataagtCGCGTAATCGTCTGTGACACGTAACCAAAGAGGTGCCGGAGAGGTGGAGAATGGAGGGAGGCTCGGCACAAAGATTGACAGACAGTATCCCTTTTGTGGGATCGTTGAGTTTTCGCTTCCGCACTAAGAGCTCAAAAATGCCACTAACGAGTGAACTTTGCTAGACCTCAAGAACAGCTAACAAAGCCATCGTTCATCGTTCATCGTTCACCGTTCACCGTTCACCGTTCGTCTTAATTGGTAACCAAAAGCGCGCTTCGTTCGCTTCCGCTATCTGCGATCTGCACACACACGTCCGAAGAGAAGTGAAGTCACGCACCGACTGATCGAGAGCCGGGCTCACAGCTCAAACGAGCCACGATCCCCGGGTTTGGGCCTGCATTTTGATCGTGAAACGAAGATCGCACGAGCCGAGCTTCAACGCCGAAGTGGCATTCGGCAAGagcgatttctctctctctgtctctgcctctctgttcATATAAGACCTGGTTATGAGAAACAGTAGCAATGGAACTACTTTGAACTGATGAAGACTGTCAAGCGCTTTAGGGCATCTCCAAACACCCAACCACAAGACCAAGCCATGATTAGGCGGAAGAATGTGGGAAGGAGCCCCAaaccacaagaaaaaaaagatcaCATTGTGATAATCAAAGTGGCTTAGCAGCATCCCGTTTTAAGGCAGATCGATCCACTGATTGGCGTCATAATTATCTAAGATCGCAAGATTGAAAAACATCAACCAGTCGAGTACTTGAAGAAGTTTTCATACTGCGTATAAATTGCACAACTCATCGATTTCCATAGCGTTGTTTACATTAGTGTTGAGATATGGATGGGGGCTTCTTAGCCATCCATTGAGAGAGCTTATTCTGTTAGCCCTCCCTCCCTATCAGCTACTAATTAAAAGATGGCGATGGTCAATTTCTAGACTTGTTGGCTAAGGGAACCCCGCGTATCAGCGAATGTGCTCCAGATAACTCCTTTATCAGCGCAGTTTTCAGCTATAAAAGCTCAAACCCTTGCACCATTCGACATCAGTTTCCAACAATTGAAATCATCATGAAGGCGTTCAtcgttctgtttgctttggctgcttttgcCGCTCCCGCTTTCGGTCGCACCATGGACCGTTGCTCCCTGGCCCGCGAGATGTCCAACTTGGGCGTCCCCCGTGACCAGCTGGACAAGTGGACCTGCATTGCCGAGCACGAGAGCTCCTACCGTACAGGAGTGGTCGGACCCGAGAACTACAACGGCTCCAACGACTACGGCATCTTCCAGATCAACGACTACTACTGGTGCGCTCCCCCCACCGGTCGCTTCTCCTACAACGAGTGCGGCCTCAGCTGCAACGCCCTGTTGACCGACAACATCGAGCACTCCGTCCGTTGCGCCCAGAAGGTGCTCTCCCAGCAGGGCTGGTCCGCCTGGTCCACCTGGAAGTACTGCAGTGGCTCCCTGCCCTCCATCAACGATTGCTTCTAAGCTCTGATTTCGACCCACGAATAAAATGATTGCATAAAACGAATAATCCTTCAGTCCTCTACGAACGGAGACAACCTGCGTACATGTTTCATACATGCCATTCGTTGCTTTGCTACACTGAATGTATTTTTACATGTCTTTGTGGCGCCACCTGACGACAAATGTTTGAGCTAGAAAGTATGCAATTTGTTCGATGCCCACTGACAAAAGCTGACTGATATTTGTTGTATGGTTTGAAGATAAGTCTGCTTTTAGCTTACCTTTCTTCGGCCAGTGACTTTCCCTCCTCGAACATAGAGTCCAGGGAATAGTCATCCGCAATGGAGCTGTAGACATTCGTCTGTGTACCCGCTGGATCCTCGTCGcagtagctgcagctgcagcacgagTACTGGGAGCAGTAGGAGGAGACAGCATCCAGATCGGTGATCCCAATGGAGCACTCCTCATCCATTGGTCGTCGCTGGGCCTCCATCGGTATGGTCTCCCCTTTATGTGGCGAACCACTGCGAGGTGAACGACTGGAAAGAGTCAAAAGAGTGTGAGTAAACCTCAGAGAACGGAGCAAATGGAGTGTTACCTCTTGGTGCGTGTGTCCATTGTGTCCATGACCACGTTCCAGGTGCGGTGAATCAAGTAGAGCAGAAACAACACCCGCGACGTCTCACCGCTGTGCGGTGCACCATTGGCTGCTTGTGGTCCGCccaggcagctgctggaccCAAGCCTCGGGTCTTGTGGGTTCTCcccgtgttcgtgttcgttgTGTGGGTGTCGGGCGGGAAGGGTCTTGGAGCGATACTCGCTCTGCAGGCAGTACTCCCGCTTGTGCTGCTGGTATCGTCTGCGTGTGTTGAACCTGGAAGGCAGCTCGTCACCAGCCAccactccacctccacctcctgctgcagtcgctgcgaTGCGGTTTCCCATTACGACGACGTCGCTGATCGGCGCCTGTCAGGCATTGCCTAATTTGACATGGACAGGCAGAACATGCACATGTTAGATGTTAATGTTAGATCAGGGGGCCAGAGCGGAAGATGATGTCTGCGAGTATTAGCGCTGACACAATTCGTAACCAGTTTGGGTTCCAGTTCCCCCACCGTCATCCTATTGCCTGGCAAAAAAAGTGAATTGCTCGATGGAATTGGGTCAGCGGCGAGTTCTCGACGGATGGTAACGAGGTCGGCTAGAACAAATGCCTGTAGATGGCCTGGACGTGGCTGGTGCCTGGTCCTCTTGGAGCAACTTGTGATTATGATAAACTATCTATCCATTGGCAAAATGATGGATTGCGTGGACCagttttggccacaaaaccAGGAGAGCTGTCCAGCTGGACAACATGATTGCCCCTGCGGCGGGGCGTGGATTCTGTCAGTGAGTGACACTTTTGATGTCTGAAATCTATCTTCCGGCATTCAGGCCACGCATTTGGCACACTCATTAGGTAGGCCATTCATCAAATTATCGCCCTAGCCTGATTTGTCTCTCCCAGCACTTGTGGCTTGACCCGAGCCACACCATGAATGGGGGCTACATTAGAGCCTCCACTAGGAACCGCAGCAAGAGGCTTATCTGTGAACGTAGCTAAACGTGACCGCTAAATGACAGAACACGATTACAGAGCAAAACAGAacccagaagcagaagcagaaccgcAGACCCACGGGCACTATCAGTGGAGGGTCGCCTACCACAGTGAAAGGTGCCAGCACAGGGATGGATCGTAAAAATGTTTACTGCAATCACAGCTCTAAATCTCGGACATCAattagttaagaatagatcgGAGATTAGTTATAAATTATAGATCATCTTGGGAGAACAACTTTCATGCTGTCAATGAATGCGTATATGGAAATGAGGAGCCATAAATGggaacacaaaacaaatcaaatgggGAACCAGTTTCGGTCTTAGGGCACCTGGAGAACCTTTTGTTGAGTGAAAGtgttgataaagaagtggaaaGTTTTGTCGGGGCCCTGCACAGAAAATGTTGGTAGGGTAGGTTCTGTGCGTACCGTTTCGTTTGGGTCGTTAAACGAAGGTGTTACTGTACTTAAAAGTTGCACCATAAAAATAACACCAAAACATGCGGCttgagcgtgtgtgtggtggctgAAGAGTGGAAAAACTCAACATCTCGACACTAATTAAACTAAATGAAAGCAAGAGTTTATCTTATCAAACGACACAGCAGAAGTCACCCTGTACGGTCAGCAATGTTAACTATAGGACGAACCGTAGCCCAAGCACCACTCAAGCACCAAAGCAATGAAATGCGAAGCGGCAGCGGTGTGCGGCGCACAGTCGCGTTTCCAACGATCTAGAGAGCGGTACACACTCCAGtggagagccagagccagagccagaagcagagcagcTAGAAAGGAATAATCGCAACTAGGACACACCTTTggggcagcatcagcatgagccagaaacagacacagaaccAGCTGGAGACGGAGCAACTGCTCTTCGTGGAGAAGCCGCTCCACGTGCCCCCATTGTCGGAGCTGCAGAATGGTGAGGGAAAGAAAATATCAGATCTTAAAGATAGATTCTACGTGCCGCCCGATGCCATGTGCAAATGACCTTCAGAACTGTGTCGAACTTTCCATAGCCGGTTTTCAGTAGAGTTTCATTTCggttctctctgctctccgctctctgctcCGTTCCCcgttctctgtgtgttttttccaTGCTGTTCTTTGTTTTCGTGCGACGCCTGTAAACAGAACAGAGACACAAGAAAACATATGACTGGGGCGGCGGAGTGTGAGCTTCGGGCAGCTTAAAGTTCTTTCGTTTGTTTAGATGAAATGAAAGATAAAGCTTTTGATTTAAtgctccctgtctctgtctctctatctctgtcgcAGTCATACAGGGTGCTTTGAGTGGAAACTTTGCCCAGGTGGAGGTGAGTGTGGGTGCCTGCCCCGATCTGAAGGCGGCACGATTCGGCTTGGTTGAGAGCGGACTGGGCGGCAGGCCCACGCTGCTGGAGGCTGGCGGCCCGCCCTTCCTGCTGCCCCTCGTGCAGCGGGACAAGCTGTACAACATCAAGGAGATCACGCGGAAGATCCAGGGACCCGGCAAGATCTTCGCTGTGGGCGCCGGTGCGGGACCCTGGCCAATTCGCAGCTCCAACTGCGAGGGCATCTACAATCTGTCGGTGAGCGAGACGGGCGAGCTGACGAACGGCAGCTACACGGCCACCGTGCGTGGAGCACAGGAGGAGTGCGTGCTGGAGAAGATACCCCACACAGAGCCCCGCTGTGCCCTGCTGCTGAACCTGTTCCTCAGCCA
Encoded here:
- the LOC117892913 gene encoding ester hydrolase C11orf54 homolog produces the protein MSQKQTQNQLETEQLLFVEKPLHVPPLSELQNVIQGALSGNFAQVEVSVGACPDLKAARFGLVESGLGGRPTLLEAGGPPFLLPLVQRDKLYNIKEITRKIQGPGKIFAVGAGAGPWPIRSSNCEGIYNLSVSETGELTNGSYTATVRGAQEECVLEKIPHTEPRCALLLNLFLSQGAPGQVLKISAKQRTGEQNFIECIRKGLEVHYGDKVVGLGGIFLIKKGAAHQHVMRDFSTTPIHTDEEVNEWLKFYEMPAQLNAVGTLVTKEHDLDLRLQHFHSFSFSNWGGHYHYDTTPDIVEYEAYLNVAERVVRVDKPLSTHKVGRD
- the LOC117892922 gene encoding lysozyme A/C-like, which produces MKAFIVLFALAAFAAPAFGRTMDRCSLAREMSNLGVPRDQLDKWTCIAEHESSYRTGVVGPENYNGSNDYGIFQINDYYWCAPPTGRFSYNECGLSCNALLTDNIEHSVRCAQKVLSQQGWSAWSTWKYCSGSLPSINDCF